In one Oryza glaberrima chromosome 2, OglaRS2, whole genome shotgun sequence genomic region, the following are encoded:
- the LOC127763570 gene encoding nuclear transcription factor Y subunit C-4-like — protein sequence MEPSSQPQPVMGVATGGSQAYPPPAAAYPPQAMVPGAPAVVPPGSQPSAPFPTNPAQLSAQHQLVYQQAQQFHQQLQQQQQQQLREFWANQMEEIEQTTDFKNHSLPLARIKKIMKADEDVRMISAEAPVVFAKACEVFILELTLRSWMHTEENKRRTLQKNDIAAAITRTDIYDFLVDIVPRDEMKEEGLGLPRVGLPPNVGGAADTYPYYYVPAQQGPGSGMMYGGQQGHPVTYVWQQPQEQQEEAPEEQHSLPESS from the coding sequence ATGGAACCATCCTCACAGCCTCAGCCTGTGATGGGTGTTGCCACTGGTGGGTCACAAGCAtatcctcctcctgctgctgcataTCCACCTCAAGCCATGGTTCCTGGAGCTCCTGCTGTTGTTCCTCCTGGCTCACAGCCATCAGCACCATTCCCCACTAATCCAGCTCAACTCAGTGCTCAGCACCAGCTAGTCTACCAACAAGCCCAGCAATTTCAtcagcagctgcagcaacagcaacagcagcaactccGTGAGTTCTGGGCTAACCAAATGGAAGAGATTGAGCAAACAACCGACTTCAAGAACCACAGCTTGCCACTCGCAAGGATAAAGAAGATAATGAAGGCTGATGAGGATGTCCGGATGATCTCGGCAGAAGCCCCCGTTGTCTTCGCAAAGGCATGCGAGGTATTCATATTAGAGTTAACATTGAGGTCGTGGATGCACACGGAGGAGAACAAGCGCCGGACCTTGCAGAAGAATGACATTGCAGCTGCCATCACCAGGACTGATATCTATGACTTCTTGGTGGACATAGTTCCCAGGGATGAAATGAAAGAAGAAGGGCTTGGGCTTCCGAGGGTTGGCCTACCGCCTAATGTGGGGGGCGCAGCAGACACATATCCATATTACTACGTGCCAGCGCAGCAGGGGCCTGGATCAGGAATGATGTACGGTGGACAGCAAGGTCACCCGGTGACGTATGTGTGGCAGCAGCCTCAAGAGCAACAGGAAGAGGCCCCTGAAGAGCAGCACTCTCTGCCAGAAAGTAGCTAA
- the LOC127764080 gene encoding uncharacterized protein LOC127764080 — translation MADGRGGVGGQPPSSSAAAAVVARRCGCGLGRLVRRLRRQAALCAARPAPASSRLRGGRCQYDPLSYARNFDRGGIDVAGGLDDDSDAAQLYYSYTFSSRFVLPAAAAAAAARAHPSSLAAGRTAPATATH, via the coding sequence ATGGCGGATGGGCGAGGTGGCGTCGGCGGtcagccgccgtcgtcgtcggcggcggcggcggtggtggcgcggcggtgcggcTGCGGTCTGGGCAGGCTGGTGCGGCGCCTCCGGCGTCAGGCGGCGCTGTGCGCGGCGcgtccggcgccggcgtcgagccgGCTCCGCGGTGGCCGGTGCCAGTACGACCCGCTCAGCTACGCGCGCAACTTCGACCGCGGCGGcatcgacgtcgccggcgggcTGGACGACGACTCCGACGCCGCGCAGCTCTACTACAGCTACACCTTCTCCTCCCGCTTCGTcctccccgctgccgccgccgccgccgccgctcgcgcccacccgagcagcctcgccgccggccgcactGCTCCAGCCACGGCCACCcattag